TTGGCCCTCTCACCGGAAACGGAATTAGAACTGACGACGGATCTGACGTTCGAGCCGATCGCCCCCGATATTGTGGCTCTGAAGAAGCGCGTCGAGGATGCCAGACCGGATCTTCGCGCCAAGCGTCTGCTCTTGGCCAAGCGCCGTTCAGAATCGAAGCTGGCGATAGCCAACCAGTACCCGGATGTAACGGTGGACCTCGGGTACAATGTCCAGGGACCTCAAGGACCTGACAACCAGCAACAATGGACCATCAATTTGGGCATGCCTATTCCCGTGTTCGACAGAAATCAGGGAGGCATCAAGGAAGCAGCCGCCACAGTGCATATTGCAGAAGCCGACCTGCGCAAGACCGTGAATGAAGTTCATCACCAAATAAACACGGTCTATCGGCATTTAGGGCAAAGCCGTCTGCTGGTCGAGACCTACCGCGCGGGTGCCTTCGAGGCCAGCGAAGCCTTGTTCAATAGGGTGGAGCAGGACTTCCATTCGGGAAAGACGACGATTCTGCATTTGCTCGATGCCTTTCAGGCAAAAATTGATATTGATAAGGCATACATCAACGCACTCTATGAATATCAACGCGATATTCTGCTTCTCGAGAGTGCGGCTGCTCAGCCAGTCAGCTAAAGATCCCGGCCTATGATGTGTTCCCAATCTTCCTTTTGTCCTTTTTCACGCGTTCGCGACCCCGCAAAACCAGTGCCGGTGATTCGGTTCTTCCTGAAGGCATGCATCATCATGGGCTTTCTTGGCTGGCTGGGGTTGGGAAGCGTTGGCAGCGTCATGGCGGGAAAACAGGAAGACAGGCCTGCAGAACAGAAGCCCGCAGTCCAGCGTCTGAGTCTGGATGATGCGATTGTCTTGTTTCTCCGTCAAAATCTGGATCTTCTTCAAACCAAATATGGCATTGATACCGCCAAGGCCAAACGAATTACCGCCGGCCTCTTTCCGAACCCGGAATTTTCTATCAATACCCTGAGTTCCTACACCCAAAATTGCGAACTCTCTGATTGTGGAGCGATTAGCTCCGTCCTGAGCCAACAGTTTGTCGTGGCGGGCAAACGCGGTTTCCGTATTGAAAGTGCGGAGTTCGGCATGCAATCAGCCGAAGCCGGATTTGAGGACTCGCTTCGACAGCTCAGTTTCGCCCTGAAGGATGCGTATTACCGTGTTCAGGTCGCACGTCGTCATTTGGCTTTCGATCAAGAGACTCGTGATCTCCTCTCTCGTGTGGTGGAAAAAATGACGGATGAGTTACAAGGGATGGGCAACTACAAAGACCTTACCCGGCTCAAACTTCAAATGGTGGATGCACAATATGAGTTAATCCGTGATGTTCAGCGAATTGATTCCGACACCGCCGACCTCCTCTTGCTCTTATCCCTCTCCCCCGAAACTAAATTGGACCTCACAACGGACCTCACGTTCCAGTCGATCGCCCCTGATATGAATGCATTGAAAACACGGGTTGAAGAGACACGACCGGACGTTCGGGCCAAGCGTCTTTTGTACGCGAAGCGTCGCGCCGAATTGAAGCTTGCTTTCGCCATTCAATACCCGGATGTGACGGTGGACCTCGGGTTCATGGTCCAGGGATCCAGGGGACCTGACAACCAACAGCAATGGACCTTCAACGTGGGTATGCCCCTTCCCGTGTTCGACCGGAATCAGGGCGGCATACAGGAAGCTGCCACCGTCGTTCAAATCGCCGAGGCCGATTTGCAGCAGACGCTCAATGAGGCGCATGCTCAAGTTGACTTGGCACATCGTCATCTGGTCCAAAGTCGTCGGTTAGTGGAAGCCTACCGGGCCAGGGCGTTGAATGCCGCTCAGTCCCTGTTCGATACCGTGAAGAAATCTTACGAAGCCGGGAATAGCGAAATTCTGTCCTTTCTTGATGCCCATCAGATGAGAAACGATATTCAAGAGGCATACCTTGATGCTCTCTACCAGTATCAACGTGATATCCTTCTCCTCGAAAGTGCGGCCGGACAAACCATTAGCTGAGTAGGATGGAGTGACCAATCTCAGTTCTCCTTGACTTTTTAGCCGGCTTTGCTGAAACTCGTCCATGTCTTTTTTATGTTCCACTGACCGTTTCCTGATCCAATAACAGGGGCATTTCCTTTCTCAAGCTATGGGTCGCGTCATTGCCATCACCAACCAAAAGGGCGGGAGCGGGAAGACGACAACCGCCGTGAATCTTGCCGCGACGCTTGGCGAACTCAAGCGTCGAGTTCTGCTGGTGGACCTCGATCCCCAGGCCTCAGCCTCCAACTGGTATGGGATTGCCGAAGAGGGAAAGGGGCTCTATGAGGCCTTTACGGAATCCAAAAATCTCAAGGATCTCATTCAATCGACCTGTGTGCCTCGGGTTGACATGATCCCTTCTTCATCCTGGCTGGTGGGGGTCGATAAGGCGTTGGCCGGGGAAGTCGGAGCAGAGATGATTCTCAATCGTCATCTCGCTGACCTGTCTGATCACTGGGATTATATTCTTCTTGATTGTTCTCCCACGCTTGGCATTGTGACCATCAATGCGTTGGTAGCCGCCAAAGAAATTCTCATTCCCGTAGAGACACATGTGATGGCCTTGCGTGGATTGGCTCATCTGCTTCAAACGGTGGAGACGATTCGTGTCAGGTTAAACTCGGCTTTAGCAATTTCCGGGATTCTAGCCTGTCGGGTCGATGCTCGCACGCGGCATGCATTAGAAGTGGTGGCCCAACTCCGTGAGCGTTTTAAAAAGCAAGTGTTTAAAGTGGTCGTCAGAGAAAGTATTCGGTTGGCGGAATGTCCATCATTCGGGAAACCCGTGACATTGTATGATCCACAGGGGAATGGCGCAAAAGACTATCGGGCTTTGGCAAAAGAGGTAATCAGGCAGGAACGGGTGTGACTGATTGGGAAGTATTCAAGGTACCCTTTTTTTTTTAGGAGAGGTCGCGTATGACGAAACGACGTACAATTGGAACAAATCCACTGGATGAGATCATTCCGAATCCATTGGGAGCTGCGATACCTGGTCAACAGGAAGGTCCGGACCAATTCGCGCTTCAGGAATCGCGAAAACAAGGAATTGCAGGCAAAACCGCCGGTCAGCATTCTGTGCCCGATCGCGTGCAACATGACAAAAAAGAGGTGAGATTCCTTCATCTGGTTTCAAAGGATGAGGGTCTAAAAGGGAATTTCAAGAGCTCCCAAGCGGTTCCTGCAGCAGCACCTCAAGTAAGAATTGAGATGCATCCGGCGACCGGTCATTTATCTGAACGCCTTGTTGAACTCGAAGAGGAAAACCTTTGTCTGAAGTGGGCATTGGGATTGATTCTCGCGCCCTTTGTCCTTTTAGCCTTTTTGGGCTAGATCCGATTCAGTCAGATGACACCTCTATGCCGGGTAAAAGGGGCGGGTGCCTTTTCTGGTTTTCCTCAAGAAGAATCTTGCCGGACCTTTTTGAAATTCCCCTGAGAAACCTGCTTAAGGTCATGGGCAGTTTAGTCACACACACATCCCCCATTTTTATGCGTTCTGCTTTAAACAGGATCAACTTCACCGTGATCTTGGACTTCCAAGGTCTTTGATAAGATTCATCAGCATCGGAAGGTGCTCCTCATGAAAATCCATTGCTTCCGACTCCAAGAAAAGGGTTTGCTTCAACTCACCGAGGAAAGACCTACGGCATCATGGCTTGAGGATGGAATCGTCCGTTTATTGGATGTGGATTACCCAGATGTTACCAAAGATCTGCGTGAACTCCTTTCCCCCCTGAATCTGGAAGGCGCTCTGCTGGACAAGATCGAATCCCAAGCCGACGGTGTCTGTGTTGAAACATTCTTGAACGCCTTGTTTCTTCGATACCCACGCCCGGCCATTCATGACTTTAAGGATCTCTATATTTCGATGATCTGTGTGCGAGAAACCCTCATTATTCTCCACAATGGAATGCCCTTGTCCCTGGAACAAATTTTCGCGAGGATCGACCGGTTCGGAGGGATCGGAACCACTGCCATCACGGACCTTCTTCTCCATATCCTGTTATTGGTCATTAATCGTGATATCGAATTGTATCAGCAAACTCGACAATTGATCGGGGAATTGTCAAATAACTTTGATCAGTGTCTTAACACCGAAGTACTCAATGATATTCAGAATCTGACCAATCAGGTTAGCCGTCTCCAATCAACGACTGAAGATCGTCTCATTTTCTTGGGAGGCTTACTCACGTTGAAATCCCCTCTATTGGAATTGCATGACGTGCGATTGTATTTTAAAGAGGCCATGAACGAATTAATGCAAATGCAGCGTTGGTTGGAACGTCTGGAGGGAAGGCTACAGGGTTTATCTCAATACTACAATTTGTCGCTGCAGAATAGCACCAACAATCGTCTTCAAGTCCTGACAGTCATTTCGGCCATTTTTATGCCACTCACCCTTATTGCCGGTATTTACGGCATGAACTTCACAAATATGCCCGAACTTCAGATGCACTACGGCTACTTTATCATTCTCGGTTTCATGGTTTTGCTGGGTGGGGGATTGGGAATATTTTTTTATGTACGGGGCTGGTTTCATTAAAGGCCCCTTTCCATTGGCGTGACATTCTTGAAAGAGTGGTTGGGAGGCCTTTTCATTCCCAATGGTCAACCCTATTTGTCAGGGGATCGCTCATCTCCCGGTTCCGTGGCCTCACTGGCCTTGGTTTGCGGGCTGTCATCAAGAATCGATTCAAACTCATCCCAGGAAATGGCACCGTCCTTGTCCTTGTCGAGTACCTTCAGGACGCCTTCCATCCATAGTTTTCGGGTCAGGAAGTTTCCGACCTTGGCATCGGCTAAGAGTTGCTCCAAGGCGGATGAGCCGATCTTGAAATCCTCTCCATCGATTTCATCGTAGTGGTCGAAGCCTTTACGAAAGTCACCGTCAAACCGTTCATTGACCAGTTGACGAATTTTGATTTTCAACTCTTCCTCTTCGGCTCCCACTGGTATCTCCTTTCTATCGTTTGCAGGGCTTGGCATCCGCATCGGCTTGGTGCGGGACCTTTCGAAAATCGAACATAAAACCATCTGAGCTTTTCAGTTGGAGTTGATGACCAATGAAGGCATACCGGAGGATGACTGTTTCACCTTCCGGCTCAGTCAAAAGGAGGGTGTGGTCTTGGACACGATAGGTTCCGAAGTGGCAAACCTCTTGAGGGGCAAGCCACACAAACCCACCGGCCTGGTCAAAGATAAGGGTGATAGGTTTGTGCCGGTCGTCGCCCAGAGTCTCAGTAAAGAAGGGCGACGGATGTGTCATTTCTGCACTCACCCACGACCCTGTCAATACCAGGTCCTGGGAGGCACAGGCAAAAAGGCCGACCCCCCACCATATGGTTAATATGACCCAGAATCGGCTCAGTGATAGCTGTCCCTGTTGATTGGAATTCATCATCTTTTTCTCTGACCGGATGCGTGTTCTTGTTCTAAGTCCGATTACTTCTGTGAGAAAAGACGTGTCCAGAGCGGGGCGAGGAACCAGAAGGCAATCGCTCCATTGACGCTGTTGAAAGAGATGAGGATAGAACCTATCGCGAAAAGTGGTGCGGGGTACATGGCCCACAAGTTCGGGTTCGTCCAGAGCTTGGGAGCACCCTCCAGATGCCAATCGCGTTTGGCGGCCACATACTGGTGGAGGATAAGTAAGGAAAAACTGGCCAGACCAAGAGTTGAGGAGAAAATGATGACCGCAACGGCATCTTCTTCGTAATGTCCGAGCAACGAGGCCGCGTACGGGATGAGGGATACAAACATCAGATGAACAAAGTTTAACCAGAATGTCTTTTCATCGCATTTCCCAATGTGCTTGAGAATCCAAAAATTCCGCATCCACAGAAACGCCGCCATATAAAAACTGAGTATCCAGGCAGCAAAGTTTGGGATCTGCTCCTGCAGATCGGAAAGAAGCTGTCCTGTGGTCAGTCCAGGAGTTTCCGGCACCTTCAGATCCAGCACCAGAAGCGTGATCACAATTGCGTACACACCGTCAGTGAGGGCATTGAGCCGTTCCAGTGAGGTGAGATGGCCTAAAAAAATCCCTCTGCTCCAATTCCTCATATGCGTGTGGTGTCCATGAAAATGAGTAGACTCTCAGACCTTTTTGATCTTGAGCATCCAAGAGTGTGAGTGACGTATTGTATGACGTTGAAGGGGCTGCCCGGCTGACGGAACCGATGAAAAATTCTAACGCAACTTGGAAAATATTACCTCAAAGAAGACGACGAGTGCCACTCCGATCGTCCCCCGATTGTACGGATATTCCCCAAAACCATCGGTGCAGGCAAAGAGGAGGATCAAGAGAAACACATTAAGAGGGAATAGCGTGAGAAGTTCAAGCCTGAAGGCATGCCGCGATAAAGGCTGGTCAGGGGGTCGACAGGAAACATAAGACCAAAAAGGCCTGGACCGCGTTCAATCCCCCTTTACCGAAATGGTCAATTCCTTTCTCAGGTGAAGTGTCCAGGCTTAGAGTGTTTGGGTTTGTGATCGCTTTTCCCATCAATGTGCTGTTCGCTTGGCTCATGGAAATGAAACTGCCGTAGCTCATACTTTTGACCATTGAACAGAAACATACTGCCTGGCATATAGTTCACCTGGACGGTATGGCGGTTGTTGACCACATGGACAGGCGATGACTGATAATGGAACAACAAGGATGACGGAACTTCGGGCCCCTGAGAAGTTTAGACCTGGATAGGGGATTGTTCACGACCTATTTCGCATACAGGTATCCTATATCCCCCAATGCTCTGGACCATCGATGCCCAGGTAATCCCAATGGGCCTGATGTGCAGGGTTTTTCGCGGAAGCCGGGATGTCTTCAGCTCTGGATATTCCGGACGGACCACCTATCAACACCAACCCTCCTAGCAAATAGACACAAGGTCCCCTCATCAGGAAAAAGAAAGAGATGGTCACCCGATTTTCCCGAAACTTTTCAGGTCTTTTCATGTGAGTGGCTTGAGACCTCAATGAACGACAGTTTTCCCGTGAACGAGAGGAGCTGCCTGACCCGACTGCCTGATCACCGTAAACGATTGGATCCTCCCTCCGGTGTATCGACAATAGGAAATTCATCTACCCGAGGATTCGGACGTCGACCCATCGGGGTTATGCATGTGAAGCGGATAGACGGTCTTCCAATCCTGTTTCATGTCCACCACCGTCCACCTTTTGCTTTTTGCTTCGTCAAGTGCCTTATCAAGATGGCCGATGGATGACTTGCGGTCATAGGCCCATTCACGTTCAGGGTCGGTGTGGTGGATGAGAGCCATGAAGCGCGCTCCGCTCCCGCTCGCCGTCCACTGGAGCATTTGAAGATCGCCGTCCGAGTTGCCGAAGGCAAGAATGGGTTTCCGTCCGATGTGTGTTTGAATGCCGACAGGTTTACCGTCCTTGTCGTCAATGAAATCGATTTCAGGAAGTTTGACGAGCATCGGATGCCCGTCACGTACCGCATACTTCAGCTTGCCGCTGCTGCCGACGACCTGTTCGGGTGGGATTCCATACACCTGCTCCGTCCACGGCCGCATGAATTCAATTCCGCCGCCCGAAACAATGAACGTCTTGAAACCATTCGTCCGAAGATACGCCAGCAACTCCAACATGGGCTGATACACCATTTCACTGATCAAACGTCCAGTCTGCGGGTGCTTCGCGGTCGAAATCCAGTCTTTCACGGTTGCCTCGAACTCATTCGTCGTCATCCCCGCGTGGGTGGCCATGACGATTTTGAGGATTGCGTGTTCACCGCCAGCCAGAGCGCCCTTTACATCCCCTTTGAGCAGAGAGGCGAACGGCTCCGTGGTTTTCCATTCGGGATGTTGTGGCGCGAGTGCTTTGACGCGGTCAAGTGCAAAGAGTAATTGGAAGTACATGGGCTGTTCCGCCCAAAGAGTGCCATCGTTGTCAAATACCGCAATGCGAGCAGCTTCAGGGACAAAGTCGGGACCTGGCGTGGTGACACGTTTGACGAAATCCACGACCGCCTGTTTGTTCATGCCGTCGTTCCAGGATGGGAGATCCTCTGCGGCATAGAGCAGGGTTGGGGAAATCATCGCGATGCAAAAGAACGCGGCGGCAACGAAAGTATGGGTATGGTTGGTTTTCATCCGGGGTTCCTTTCCGTGATTGAAATGGTGTTTGGACGTGTTCTATTGATCAGGTTCATGGGCGTGATTGAAGGCACACGATGCACCATATGGCCAGCACAGTGTGAAGCAGACCTGCAGGCCAAAGACCACTTTTAGAAAGCCCCAAGCCCATGCCCGCATACACAAGGACTGCAACGACGGCGATGTTGTAGACCAACATCGCCGACACCAACCCTATTGCCGCGTCGCTCTGTCCGTCATCGCGCGCAAACCAGCAGGCGACACCAAGGGAAAAGATCGCGGCTCCTGCAATGCGAGCCACG
This region of Nitrospira sp. MA-1 genomic DNA includes:
- a CDS encoding TolC family protein codes for the protein MMCSQSSFCPFSRVRDPAKPVPVIRFFLKACIIMGFLGWLGLGSVGSVMAGKQEDRPAEQKPAVQRLSLDDAIVLFLRQNLDLLQTKYGIDTAKAKRITAGLFPNPEFSINTLSSYTQNCELSDCGAISSVLSQQFVVAGKRGFRIESAEFGMQSAEAGFEDSLRQLSFALKDAYYRVQVARRHLAFDQETRDLLSRVVEKMTDELQGMGNYKDLTRLKLQMVDAQYELIRDVQRIDSDTADLLLLLSLSPETKLDLTTDLTFQSIAPDMNALKTRVEETRPDVRAKRLLYAKRRAELKLAFAIQYPDVTVDLGFMVQGSRGPDNQQQWTFNVGMPLPVFDRNQGGIQEAATVVQIAEADLQQTLNEAHAQVDLAHRHLVQSRRLVEAYRARALNAAQSLFDTVKKSYEAGNSEILSFLDAHQMRNDIQEAYLDALYQYQRDILLLESAAGQTIS
- a CDS encoding ParA family protein, coding for MGRVIAITNQKGGSGKTTTAVNLAATLGELKRRVLLVDLDPQASASNWYGIAEEGKGLYEAFTESKNLKDLIQSTCVPRVDMIPSSSWLVGVDKALAGEVGAEMILNRHLADLSDHWDYILLDCSPTLGIVTINALVAAKEILIPVETHVMALRGLAHLLQTVETIRVRLNSALAISGILACRVDARTRHALEVVAQLRERFKKQVFKVVVRESIRLAECPSFGKPVTLYDPQGNGAKDYRALAKEVIRQERV
- a CDS encoding CorA family divalent cation transporter; amino-acid sequence: MKIHCFRLQEKGLLQLTEERPTASWLEDGIVRLLDVDYPDVTKDLRELLSPLNLEGALLDKIESQADGVCVETFLNALFLRYPRPAIHDFKDLYISMICVRETLIILHNGMPLSLEQIFARIDRFGGIGTTAITDLLLHILLLVINRDIELYQQTRQLIGELSNNFDQCLNTEVLNDIQNLTNQVSRLQSTTEDRLIFLGGLLTLKSPLLELHDVRLYFKEAMNELMQMQRWLERLEGRLQGLSQYYNLSLQNSTNNRLQVLTVISAIFMPLTLIAGIYGMNFTNMPELQMHYGYFIILGFMVLLGGGLGIFFYVRGWFH
- a CDS encoding TMEM175 family protein; translated protein: MRNWSRGIFLGHLTSLERLNALTDGVYAIVITLLVLDLKVPETPGLTTGQLLSDLQEQIPNFAAWILSFYMAAFLWMRNFWILKHIGKCDEKTFWLNFVHLMFVSLIPYAASLLGHYEEDAVAVIIFSSTLGLASFSLLILHQYVAAKRDWHLEGAPKLWTNPNLWAMYPAPLFAIGSILISFNSVNGAIAFWFLAPLWTRLFSQK
- a CDS encoding HAD family hydrolase, with protein sequence MKTNHTHTFVAAAFFCIAMISPTLLYAAEDLPSWNDGMNKQAVVDFVKRVTTPGPDFVPEAARIAVFDNDGTLWAEQPMYFQLLFALDRVKALAPQHPEWKTTEPFASLLKGDVKGALAGGEHAILKIVMATHAGMTTNEFEATVKDWISTAKHPQTGRLISEMVYQPMLELLAYLRTNGFKTFIVSGGGIEFMRPWTEQVYGIPPEQVVGSSGKLKYAVRDGHPMLVKLPEIDFIDDKDGKPVGIQTHIGRKPILAFGNSDGDLQMLQWTASGSGARFMALIHHTDPEREWAYDRKSSIGHLDKALDEAKSKRWTVVDMKQDWKTVYPLHMHNPDGSTSESSGR